The following coding sequences lie in one Glycine max cultivar Williams 82 chromosome 19, Glycine_max_v4.0, whole genome shotgun sequence genomic window:
- the LOC100780431 gene encoding dihydrofolate reductase yields the protein MEGENGKKLKILCLHGFRTSGSFLKKQISKWDPSLFIQFDMVFPDGKYPAGGKSDIEGIFPPPYYEWFQFEKDFTVYFNLEECISYLCDYITANGPFDGFLGFSQGATLSALLIGYQAQGKVLKEHPPIKFFISISGSKFRDPSICDVAYKDPIKAKSVHFIGEKDWLKLPSEDLASAFDKPFIIRHPQGHTVPRLDEVAISQLRKWITEEVLCQPKVEVSVCERETDHEEKMSEKTTKIEPCGTNQDKGVNGVEINKGSETVEVAQA from the exons ATGGAAGGAGAAAATGGAAAGAAGCTGAAAATACTGTGCCTCCACGGATTCAGAACAAGTGGGAGTTTTCTTAAAAAGCAAATCAGCAAATGGGATCCTTCTCTATTCATTCAATTTGATATG GTTTTCCCAGATGGTAAATACCCTGCTGGAGGGAAGTCTGACATAGAAGGCATCTTCCCTCCACCTTACTATGAGTGGTTTCAATTCGAAAAG GACTTCACAGTGTACTTTAACTTGGAAGAATGCATCTCATACTTATGCGATTATATTACAGCCAATGGTCCCTTTGATGGCTTCCTTGGCTTCTCACAG GGTGCAACTCTTTCAGCACTTTTGATAGGTTACCAGGCACAG GGAAAGGTGCTAAAGGAGCATCCACCCATAAAATTTTTCATATCAATATCAGGAAGCAAATTTAGAGATCCCAGCATATGCGATGTTGCCTACAAAGACCCCATCAAAGCTAAATCTGTTCACTTCATTGGGGAAAAAGATTGGCTGAAACTGCCTTCAGAGGATCTAGCGTCTGCATTTGACAAACCCTTCATAATAAGGCATCCCCAAGGTCACACCGTCCCACGATTAG ATGAAGTGGCTATCAGTCAATTGAGAAAATGGATTACAGAAGAAGTCCTTTGTCAACCAAAAGTTGAGGTCTCAGTTTGTGAGCGTGAAACAGACCATGAAGAAAAGATGTCAGAGAAGACGACCAAGATAGAACCATGCGGTACCAATCAAGACAAAGGTGTAAACGGTGTAGAAATAAACAAGGGTTCTGAAACAGTAGAGGTGGCTCAAGCCTGA
- the LOC100801681 gene encoding ubiquitin-conjugating enzyme E2 22 isoform X1: MMPYQSNKQFFFGLVASFDLISKFENSVWEGPFLFSAKQIAGAFVLMATNENLPPNVIKQLAKELKNLDESPPEGIKVVVNDDDFSTIFADIEGPAGTPYENGVFRMKLLLSHDFPHSPPKGFFLTKIFHPNIATNGEICVNTLKKDWNPSLGLRHVLIVVRCLLIEPFPESALNEQAGKMLLENYEEYARHARLYTGIHAKPKPKFKSGAISESTTALNVDQTNTSVISGDIKTTPASAALPVPVLATTTTRGNNQEQAAAVNGSSAATVISAASAPPKKEGGQAKAQADKKKIDARKKSLKRL; this comes from the exons ATGATGCCTTACCAATCAAACAA GCAGTTTTTCTTTGGTTTGGTTGCATCCTTTGATCTGATCAGCAAATTTGAGAATTCAGTTTGGGAAGGGCCATTCCTCTTTAGTGCAAAACAGATCGCAGGTGCCTTTGTGCTGATG GCCACTAATGAAAATCTTCCACCAAATGTAATTAAGCAACTTGCCAAGGAGTTGAAAAATCTTGATGAATCTCCTCCCGAGGGCATTAAAGTTGTGGTAAATGATGATGATTTTTCGACAATATTTGCTGACATTGAAGGCCCAG ctGGAACTCCTTATGAGAATGGAGTTTTCCGAATGAAGCTGTTGCTGTCCCATGATTTCCCGCATTCTCCACCTAAAG GTTTTTTCTTGACTAAGATTTTCCATCCAAACATTGCAACCAATGGAGAGATTTGTGTCAACACACTTAAAAAGGATTGGAATCCTAGCCTTGGGTTACGGCATGTTCTTATT GTTGTTAGGTGTCTATTGATTGAACCATTCCCAGAATCAGCTCTAAATGAACAGGCTGGCAAAATGCTGCTTGAGAATTATGAGGAGTATGCTAGACATGCTAG GCTTTACACTGGAATCCATGCAAAACCAAAGCCCAAATTCAAGAGCGGAGCTATATCCGAATCAACAACTGCTCTGAATGTTGATCAGACCAACACCTCTGTGATTAGTGGTGACATCAAAACCACACCGGCGAGTGCTGCATTGCCAGTGCCAGTGCTTGCAACCACCACAACAAGAGGAAATAATCAGGAACAGGCAGCGGCTGTTAATGGTTCTTCTGCTGCTACAGTCATATCTGCTGCTTCTGCACCACCAAAGAAGGAAGGTGGACAAGCAAAAGCTCAGGCGGACAAGAAGAAGATAGATGCCAGAAAGAAAAGTTTGAAAAGATTGTAA
- the LOC100801681 gene encoding ubiquitin-conjugating enzyme E2 22 isoform X2 codes for MATNENLPPNVIKQLAKELKNLDESPPEGIKVVVNDDDFSTIFADIEGPAGTPYENGVFRMKLLLSHDFPHSPPKGFFLTKIFHPNIATNGEICVNTLKKDWNPSLGLRHVLIVVRCLLIEPFPESALNEQAGKMLLENYEEYARHARLYTGIHAKPKPKFKSGAISESTTALNVDQTNTSVISGDIKTTPASAALPVPVLATTTTRGNNQEQAAAVNGSSAATVISAASAPPKKEGGQAKAQADKKKIDARKKSLKRL; via the exons ATG GCCACTAATGAAAATCTTCCACCAAATGTAATTAAGCAACTTGCCAAGGAGTTGAAAAATCTTGATGAATCTCCTCCCGAGGGCATTAAAGTTGTGGTAAATGATGATGATTTTTCGACAATATTTGCTGACATTGAAGGCCCAG ctGGAACTCCTTATGAGAATGGAGTTTTCCGAATGAAGCTGTTGCTGTCCCATGATTTCCCGCATTCTCCACCTAAAG GTTTTTTCTTGACTAAGATTTTCCATCCAAACATTGCAACCAATGGAGAGATTTGTGTCAACACACTTAAAAAGGATTGGAATCCTAGCCTTGGGTTACGGCATGTTCTTATT GTTGTTAGGTGTCTATTGATTGAACCATTCCCAGAATCAGCTCTAAATGAACAGGCTGGCAAAATGCTGCTTGAGAATTATGAGGAGTATGCTAGACATGCTAG GCTTTACACTGGAATCCATGCAAAACCAAAGCCCAAATTCAAGAGCGGAGCTATATCCGAATCAACAACTGCTCTGAATGTTGATCAGACCAACACCTCTGTGATTAGTGGTGACATCAAAACCACACCGGCGAGTGCTGCATTGCCAGTGCCAGTGCTTGCAACCACCACAACAAGAGGAAATAATCAGGAACAGGCAGCGGCTGTTAATGGTTCTTCTGCTGCTACAGTCATATCTGCTGCTTCTGCACCACCAAAGAAGGAAGGTGGACAAGCAAAAGCTCAGGCGGACAAGAAGAAGATAGATGCCAGAAAGAAAAGTTTGAAAAGATTGTAA